atTCACTGAAGTCATGAGATCATTAGGATATCATCAACAGATATCTATGGATAGCTTTCATAGTCCCAATTTTAGTTTAGTgtctgaaattttattttggctAGCTCTGCGTTTTGAACCTGACACTAATTTACCACAAGAAATTGAAACATCTGAACAACGAGTTTATTTCATTCGCTCGATTGtagaattttttgtaaatatagatttaattcaatgaataattaagacggctaacaaaataaaatattattttcataggtTCTTAAgaccaatattaaattaaatgtaaagaaaCTGTATCAAGCTGATCGAAATGCAGTGGgtgaactattaaaaataactgattTACTTAATGATgcattaaatacaaaacaagtTTACGAGGATGAAAGTTTTGCAAAATTGGAAACTAACTTAACCTACAAAGTACTTAgtctatttcaaattaaatttgaattattcaattcatttttgattaattaaattattattatttttttttttatttttttttaattatattttaaatggacGTTTGTATTAATCGATAAagttaatcattaatattatgttaggcTAATGAACTAAAAACGACAAGAGATTTGGCATCTAAAATTACTCAAAAAGGTGCTGAATTATTTCGTTCCTTAGAAGAAGAGAGCGAACTACGGCCAATCAGAGATAGTCGAGTTAATGCTGCATTAGACATTAATGAAGTTGAACAAAGCCTTAAGACActaattcaaaaaacaaaaaaagaaactgAACATACAAgagatttgataaaaaatatttcagcaACCGAAGCTAATCTGGAtgcaaaaattacaaaacgaCGAGAAGATTTAGAAAGAAATTCAAAGAGACTTCAAACTTTGAAACAAGTGAGGTAAGTCGTAAATAGatacttagaaaatataatatatacctacaaaatcaattatattaagtataaatacctacttattcaaTATCCTTTAAGATTAATTATGGATTATAGTACATTATAGTGTATCTAACAccatacatactataatacatctatatacttatttttaaatattttgtttaaaggcCAGCATTCTTAGAAGAATTTGAAGATTTAGAATCTGAACTCAGAAACTTATATCAAGAATATATTACAAGACAAAGATGTATAAGTTACTTAGAACATCAACAAGAACAGGTCGCTCAGGCAGAATTAATACACATACAAGAACAACaagtaaattatagttaatggtGTTAATGGTACCTATgaggtttttaaatataatttgatgttttttttattattataaggaattagcaaaaaaaattattgaaaataataaacaagataacgatttaaaactattggaaGAAGTTAATAATGAACCATACAATAAccaatttttagaaaacacACCAGATATTAGTATTAAAGGAAGAGgtaagtatagtaaaatattaaactcaatattagttaatatattcaaaacataCAAACCGTATACAATAAGTAGTAACatctaataatacttataaccaCAGCTGTATTTAGGAGGGAAGGCTATAAGATACTGTTACTCCAGGCAACATGAGAGGGcagctatattttaatattttaattatattaaatttttacttgttaaaatgaggagtttttttttattattattattattgcctcGGGGTGAAAAATTCTAGTATATGACCCTAtttgttacaaattaaaattaaattaaattctaaaacatctatataatatattttactaaattcaaattaagaagaaataatgatattttaatgttttgagcaattttaaaaaatatatataattgatgaactaataaaatgtttaagataaatttttatttatattttttagtaagtaGTGCAGCTACAAGTAGAAATCGTGGTATGTTTGGCCGCTTATCAGATAGTGAAACTGATTCTGATTTAATGTTAGACGATGAAGAAGATTCCAATTTAATGGCATCTGATGGAGAACTATCTACTTCTAGAGCTGAAAAACTAGGAAGTATTCATAGTGATAGTGCCGATAGTAACAACTAATAAGattgatgatttaaaaaaatatattatattttaattctaaaatgtataacatacataatacatatttacatattttttacaatcagCATAATTCCACAATGTTTTCATCTACTAGTTCATAGTTTTTACTCTTTGAGTAAATGTTGACTGTAGTGGGGCTCATTATACATACTCTATACTGCAGGGGTCACCAAATGGCGGCCCGTGAGCCACATTCGGCCCGCGGATGAATTTTAACCGGCCCGTAGACAAGGAGAGAAAAAGCCGATAATTTAATACGTGAACTAACCTTatcagcatattataataaatattctgtacttcaaatttttatggCCCGCAAGAATTTCCGAATTCTTAATGTGGCAAACGGAAAGTATTAATTGGTGACCCCGGGTCTACAGTATACCAATAAGACATGATGTATACTTATCTCTAACAACTGCTTGTTGTCTAACatttgttatacaattattgttatacatagttattacTCACTTTGgcttcaattaattaaaataaagtagtaaaaaatattttgttctgtgtatacatttttctattatgcacttattaaataccaataagtatataaatgcgGCAGATAACAggattaaaagtattaagttcaatttttattgaaaaggGATATTGATTAAAAGTCACAATCTTGTTACAAACTAATGAAtgataattctaaattatcatttacattaacatttaatattgttaaacctGATTTATTGGTATCCCACaaagtatagaaaaaatataatatattacaatgttaatgattctataaattattttttatacttataaatggatgtatttactgaaaataaGTACAGACAtacttctataaaaaataaataaatatcaaatatttcgcagttaaaatggaataataatttatttaatcaattgatatttttcaaaatcactgtttaaatatttgataaaccaTAATGCCGCATTTATCAAACTATCCATATCAGCGGCAACAGTACTTAACGGATGACAATCATTGTACATCAACActctgtaataaaaaatataataataaacaagaatactaaaataaaaaataaattaaattaaataattgatagttaaacctaaatataagttaaccaataaaaattagtaaaattaatttacctagTCGTAACACCATGCTTTTTAAGAAGATGATAATATGTTAGACTCAAGCATGGAAGAACACGGCGATCTTTTTCACCAAGTAATAAAAGTGTAGGAGCTTGAACTTTATGAACGTTTTTGCATGGTGAACAATctgttaatttcattaaaatatctttggaATTCGCCAAGCTATCTACTTCAGAGAAATTATAACCAGTTTCTGTAATAACcctgcaaaaaaataaaaataaataatcatttaccattattaaaacttaaaaaatactgttaacATAAAAAACTCTGCTATAAGTcaataaacatgaaaattcAACATACCAATCAGGAACATCAGTTGTCCCAAACATAGTGATCAAATCAGTAACAGGATTCAGTGCACATACAGCTTTAAACACAGActgcaattaaatttttcaataaattaaaatataataagaaatgtttTCTACACAATCTGTGAAACacgaatcttttttttttagatgcattaataatattaagttcaaTGATCACTGTACAAATCAATACTTACTGGATATTGTCCACTTAAATGTGTAACCAAAAACCCACCATGTGAACCACCAAATAATACCAATTCTCTATTAAACCATGACGGATTAGACTGAAGTGCATTATAAACATCTTTGACATCAGCATCACCTATATTACCAATTAATGATTCAACATAATCTTTACCTAAGCCTATCGAACCTCTAAAATTGACGAATAACACAGCAAATCCTAGTAACAACAATCACAACTTACAATTagtaaccataaaaaaaaaaaactataatcaaaatatttttataagcagtCATTACCTATCTGAACAAAGAATGCAATATCTGCTCTAAAGGAGTCTGAAGATGATAAATGAGGGCCACCATGAGGCCATACAATCAAGGgacaattactattttttggtCCATAGAAAATTGTAGTAggtttatctataaattagatcaaatatttatttcaggtctttataatttatttagttatttaaaccTTACTGTAAAGAGTATAACCATGTTCAACAACAAAGTTGTCACTATTCGGAAGACTACGAGATGGAGAAATTTCATGAAtggaaatttttgtaaaatcatatCCTTCAGATATAGAAGGTATTTTGATAGCAAATAATTGTCCAGGTTTATTAAGCGATGATTTATGACAAACTAAAACATCATTGCAAACATCAAATACACTAACGCATTCATGGAATGGTTTTGTAATTGGAAGATAATGGATATCTTTTGATTctggaaaattattaaaatttggaattttaaaaatatttataaatttactaataagtCAGTGAAACTATTACCAGTGTCAATAGCGAAAGTATGTATAGAACCACCTTGAGGAGTGCTCAATACAATGGTTTTATCATCATTTAACCAACAGTTTTTTGGTATTGGTTGATCATAAAGGCCATAGAATGGTATTTGTTCATTATTGACTtgaagaattttattattaaaatcaacaacTGTAGTaacctaaatttataataaataattaaaaatgttaaacacaattttcataaaattagaaaataaaatatcaacaaaataacCTCTTTTGTAGACCAATCGTAAGagatcaatttaaaacatgaacTATGTGGTCCACCACCAAGACGTTCTAACCATACAAGCTTTGTGCCATTCAAATTAAACCTAGGATATCTCACACACAATTGTTCTGAACTGGAACTCAACACatctatacaataaaatgataactaagtataattatcagtaatatatatatacatatatatgtatatatgcttATGCTTATGtaaaaatgcctataaatgGGGTTCAAtaacactttttaatttaaagcaaCAAGTAAAGAAATTTATACTGCCCAAACCAAACAAGAATTAActatgtacttaaaattacattatcaaAGAAtagcatttataaatatttcataaccattaaattaactaaatattataatgttttattattttaaattgattattgaaaACTATGCAGGGGcttcattaattaaaagatTTGGCTCGCaacatattaagtaaaaaaaaaaaaaaaaatgcattcatCAGTCTAGTAAAACTATAGCTACTCAAATGtaattacctaatttaaaaataatacattttttttatttttttaatgaaatttaacaaaaaattattttatcttaacaattattgatgatagttaataattatttttaaaaatgtaattcataatatgacaaaatacattataataatttactaaccaTATTGTCCATTTAATGTGAGAGAAAATACATGACTAGGACTATTATTACAGTAAGTTAGACCCAATTTTTAAGGTGTAATTGAATGTCCAATTGCCACAACTCCTTTTCCATCAGGTATCCAAGTTGCAGTTGCAGGATTTATATCATTTGGAATATTTGGAAGAACATCTATACTATCTGTTTTTATATCACACACAACCAAAACTGGAGTAATCTTTCCAACCAATTGTTCACCCCAATCTTGGCTCCAATCATATTCTTTACCCTGCATATTCATCATtaaagttacataatataaaaatcttagACAATTGTACAATTAACATTAGGTATACCGGTACAATGTCATTATTAACACCATCTTTCTGAGCCGAtgcttttgatttttgtttataaaacggTTCAGactttggtatttttttttcagcaatataaacaatttttgtttcatcAGGAGACCACTCTAAAGTTCCAAATtcacctataaaataataatcactaatcagaatttaaaaagaacattgaatttaatgtataataacaaattaccaTCAGCATAAATTTTTCCATGAACATCTAAAGCACTCAAGTCATAATTTTTCACCAGAGAACAATCAGTCCATACttctaaatattgtttgatttcCTTTCCAGATTCCACTTCTCTGACTACACAAAAATACTTGTTCGACTTTGAGTGTGCGCTTATCAACCTAAATggaaaatacatacaatttgtttttatttttaatttattagtttttcgtgtattattaggtatcacttaggtataattatcactgtggtttatttttaatttatacctactcgTTTGTTATATCAGTTGGTGGTGATGTTAAACTGTAAGTCTTATAATCTGAAAAAACGGTTTGCCGGAATATGGTTTTGGATTGCCTTTCCAAGACCTTTTGCGTCCAAACAGAACTAACACTAACAGCAGCTTTTGAGCAATCATGTATTCTAGCAGATATTAATTCCGGATATTGTGCGGTAATGCGATATGCTGCCACAATTTTATCTAActgaaatgttattaatttaaatttttacaatggtattacctacttaaaattttacattaattttctttagattattatttatattttattcttacttGAGccatttagaaaaattatatttattcttatatacctattataagttataacttataagcctATACTAAAAGTCGTACTCATTggatatgtacctatttcactgaacaataaattaatctcAAATCTCAATAAATTGTTCTACTAGGTACCTAActgataaatgtttataaacaatgatACAGCTTATTTTGGCCTCTGAACTTcgcagtttaatatatttgtactttGATCTTTGGATTTCGTATTCATTTTGTATTAGGTGAGTCTTCAGTTTTTCTATATCTTATATTCTTATCAAACATCTAATGACGAAAGCTCAAAGCAATaacttttactataaatagcGGATTTCCACAGACCAAACGGTGTAAGGCCTTGAGTTTGAGATTCCGAGatcagattaaaatattaatatatataataattccattgttttaaatgtgttCATCATGAACTACGATTTTAATTTGTGGTTttaatgctataaaataacgtaggtacctaccgacattttattgctatttcttattaaaatgatatcacACTCACTCATGTGTTGTTATTGAGTTATAACGACTCATAAACGTACAAATGTAGAgcagcaaataattttttttaatagaaccGATTTTGTTAGCTttcaatacctacttaaatattatctacgttgaatttaccaattattatcaaatttaaaggtaaaataGGCTAAAACCATtaagtatgtaataattacaattttaactgctttgttgtaaattgtaattcggTGTCGAGTGGGTCACTATTATTaatgagttaaaaattaattcaatgatattataaatttatagcatacctttatgaaaaacaaaatacatttgagAGAAATCATAGAGTAATATACTCTATGTCAGCGGTTCCCAACCCATGGGCCGCGGCCCACTTGTGGGCCGCGAGCAGCACGGTACTAGGCcgtgaacaatataatattattatatatttttgtttcatacttgtaatatttctagttattataatattcgatcAATATTACCTACAGTGTAAAATAAGTGTACGATATCGAACGTTTGAGGTTTGAATGTAGTTTtatctcatataatatattatattttataattataatacgtatataggtGTGGTATTATAATGGGccttaaagatttttttacaaaattggtGGTCCGCACAACTAGAAAGGTTGGGAACCGCTGCTCTATGTCCTATGAGAGAATGCAGTTTCTGTTTTTAAGGAGTTTAATGTAGGCAAAATTAAGCAAAGCCAATCGGAGTATAGTGTCGTGGTCAGATATGTATGACGTTTAATATTTGTCTATTAACCACGAAttaagatatacctatatcttcGTATATCTTAATTCGTGCTATTAACCtatgtattatcattgattttataatatgtatactataaaatcaatggtattatgtatagaaaacgttttaaaattttcaacaattaatgttttcaaacaggttatttataccatataacattgtatttatttcataatcaaCTACTAAACTATTTGCGACCAAAATTGTCATTGAATCCACAAATAAAAACCCCCGACGAAGAACTacggaaaaaattaaaaaattcccaACCCTAGGAAAAAAATCTCTACACATTAATGTTAGGTACTCACCTAACCACCCTGATTTTGGCTGGTACCGAATTGGTTCCCGAGCTCTAACCCCACGTATCGAATTGGTTCCCGTTTgaaaaaggtattttattaagttgagCCGAACTGGTTCCCGTTTAGTTACACACATTTTCCTTCTCAATTTTACAGAGACAAGACTGTCAACTTAAAAGTAGGTTTAGTTAATGTGCGTTAatgtgtgttaaaaaaaaatgatatattataatatacaattttaaactcagtcatacaattttcaaagtgtttgttatttttttcttgtttgcTAGTAAGTTTCCTGATATTATTACttcgaaatttaatttaattaatgtatgaaTGCTGTTTAAAAtctccataaaataaaatatatcaagatGAACATTTTGCTTAACTTCcagtgtataaatgtattgccattttattttatgttatactataGAGTGTAgctatgtaggtacattaatattttgtaccaactattaaaagctaaaaattaaaagtacataAACGGGAACCAATTCGGCTCaacctaataaaatacctttttcAAACGGGAACTAATTCGGCCAAACGGGAACCAATTCGGTTACTCCCCTGATTTTCACTCTTGAGTCTAGATTTGTCTCGCCAGATTTAGATGTATAAAGATGtaagattaatgattattaattagatttatattttaggacaaaaatttgaaatatgaatgttttttattaacaaaactaaCATAaggaattgataaaaaaagttattgaaaataataaaataagatcattatttaaaattattgggaaaagttaataataaataattaaacaaccaatatttagaaaatattttagatacaatAGTATTTAAGGAAGCAGTGCagagtataataaaacattaaattaaattaataatattcatgattatgtattttttttttcaatg
The DNA window shown above is from Aphis gossypii isolate Hap1 chromosome 2, ASM2018417v2, whole genome shotgun sequence and carries:
- the LOC126550020 gene encoding clusterin-associated protein 1-like isoform X1 — its product is MFESMIKKPRATQAEYSDVANAILDGADSVMLSGETAKGAYPVKCVRTMATICKEAETAVWQRQLFADLTSAVSLLLEEETNNNYHLLIVHFQMLKVNLPLDASHTIAISAVDAANKSKAAAIVVLTSSGHSAHRISKYRPRCPIIALTRNAKVARQCHIYRGILPLYYNVQPLSDWLKDVDTRVEHAIKFEFTEVMRSLGYHQQISMDSFHSPNFSLVSEILFWLALRFEPDTNLPQEIETSEQRVYFIRSIVEFFVLKTNIKLNVKKLYQADRNAVGELLKITDLLNDALNTKQVYEDESFAKLETNLTYKANELKTTRDLASKITQKGAELFRSLEEESELRPIRDSRVNAALDINEVEQSLKTLIQKTKKETEHTRDLIKNISATEANLDAKITKRREDLERNSKRLQTLKQVRPAFLEEFEDLESELRNLYQEYITRQRCISYLEHQQEQVAQAELIHIQEQQELAKKIIENNKQDNDLKLLEEVNNEPYNNQFLENTPDISIKGRVSSAATSRNRGMFGRLSDSETDSDLMLDDEEDSNLMASDGELSTSRAEKLGSIHSDSADSNN
- the LOC126550020 gene encoding clusterin-associated protein 1-like isoform X2, which gives rise to MFESMIKKPRATQAEYSDVANAILDGADSVMLSGETAKGAYPVKCVRTMATICKEAETAVWQRQLFADLTSAVNLPLDASHTIAISAVDAANKSKAAAIVVLTSSGHSAHRISKYRPRCPIIALTRNAKVARQCHIYRGILPLYYNVQPLSDWLKDVDTRVEHAIKFEFTEVMRSLGYHQQISMDSFHSPNFSLVSEILFWLALRFEPDTNLPQEIETSEQRVYFIRSIVEFFVLKTNIKLNVKKLYQADRNAVGELLKITDLLNDALNTKQVYEDESFAKLETNLTYKANELKTTRDLASKITQKGAELFRSLEEESELRPIRDSRVNAALDINEVEQSLKTLIQKTKKETEHTRDLIKNISATEANLDAKITKRREDLERNSKRLQTLKQVRPAFLEEFEDLESELRNLYQEYITRQRCISYLEHQQEQVAQAELIHIQEQQELAKKIIENNKQDNDLKLLEEVNNEPYNNQFLENTPDISIKGRVSSAATSRNRGMFGRLSDSETDSDLMLDDEEDSNLMASDGELSTSRAEKLGSIHSDSADSNN
- the LOC114130068 gene encoding LOW QUALITY PROTEIN: acylamino-acid-releasing enzyme-like (The sequence of the model RefSeq protein was modified relative to this genomic sequence to represent the inferred CDS: substituted 1 base at 1 genomic stop codon) → MAQLDKIVAAYRITAQYPELISARIHDCSKAAVSVSSVWTQKVLERQSKTIFRQTVFSDYKTYSLTSPPTDITNELISAHSKSNKYFCVVREVESGKEIKQYLEVWTDCSLVKNYDLSALDVHGKIYADGEFGTLEWSPDETKIVYIAEKKIPKSEPFYKQKSKASAQKDGVNNDIVPGKEYDWSQDWGEQLVGKITPVLVVCDIKTDSIDVLPNIPNDINPATATWIPDGKGVVAIGHSITPXKLGLTYCNNSPSHVFSLTLNGQYDVLSSSSEQLCVRYPRFNLNGTKLVWLERLGGGPHSSCFKLISYDWSTKEVTTVVDFNNKILQVNNEQIPFYGLYDQPIPKNCWLNDDKTIVLSTPQGGSIHTFAIDTESKDIHYLPITKPFHECVSVFDVCNDVLVCHKSSLNKPGQLFAIKIPSISEGYDFTKISIHEISPSRSLPNSDNFVVEHGYTLYNKPTTIFYGPKNSNCPLIVWPHGGPHLSSSDSFRADIAFFVQIGFAVLFVNFRGSIGLGKDYVESLIGNIGDADVKDVYNALQSNPSWFNRELVLFGGSHGGFLVTHLSGQYPSVFKAVCALNPVTDLITMFGTTDVPDWVITETGYNFSEVDSLANSKDILMKLTDCSPCKNVHKVQAPTLLLLGEKDRRVLPCLSLTYYHLLKKHGVTTRVLMYNDCHPLSTVAADMDSLINAALWFIKYLNSDFEKYQLIK